A region of Fusarium keratoplasticum isolate Fu6.1 chromosome 6, whole genome shotgun sequence DNA encodes the following proteins:
- a CDS encoding Zn(2)-C6 fungal-type domain-containing protein has translation MSTNNHQCDEAKPICSNCTRLELDCVYDRAKSPSSQASGGSTRPFLADERIVDPPESEARRKLEQRLFYQYMTDTGPSTAMDDIAYEFWVTSLCKRALTSDSILYAMFMVVCLHNEHRSKYTDEEAAETCRTYLNMALREHHKDIENMSLENVDSICLVSSMLRLYGFVKIQQRVLDPYVPPINWLRISGSSTAVFRKAWDLIKNKPDSVAYKMIDSVSDYLDDNENEELRRDLMHLMSREEPHELEESWDAEIEAAYGGAVSFIGGIWKSMNQREPAATVGRRVVVFPMMIHKRFVDLVEEQRPRALVILANYFALMAMLRSFWWIGDSGPRELQAIIEVVPEEWQGLLRWPKQVLEEQVVFTDDD, from the coding sequence ATGTCCACTAACAATCATCAGTGCGATGAAGCCAAGCCGATATGTTCCAATTGCACTCGATTAGAGTTGGATTGCGTCTACGATCGTGCCAAGTCCCCCAGTTCTCAAGCCTCTGGTGGATCTACGCGACCATTTCTTGCAGATGAGAGGATCGTGGATCCTCCCGAGTCTGAGGCGCGGAGAAAGCTCGAACAGCGGCTGTTCTACCAATACATGACTGACACTGGCCCGTCCACTGCCATGGACGACATCGCCTACGAATTTTGGGTAACCAGCCTTTGCAAGAGGGCATTGACTTCGGACTCCATTCTCTACGCCATGTTCATGGTGGTTTGTCTTCACAATGAACATCGCAGCAAATacaccgacgaggaggctgctgagacTTGCCGCACATATCTCAACATGGCTCTTCGTGAACACCACAAAGACATTGAGAACATGAGCTTGGAGAATGTAGATTCTATATGCTTGGTATCAAGCATGCTGCGTCTGTACGGCTTCGTCAAAATCCAGCAACGAGTTCTAGATCCGTACGTCCCGCCTATCAACTGGCTACGCATCAGCGGGAGCAGTACGGCTGTGTTTCGGAAAGCCTGGGATCTCATCAAAAACAAGCCCGATTCTGTGGCATACAAAATGATTGACTCCGTGTCGGATTATCTTGACGATAACGAGAATGAGGAACTACGGCGAGACTTGATGCACCTGATGAGTCGCGAGGAGCCccatgagctggaggagagtTGGGACGCTGAGATAGAAGCAGCGTACGGGGGAGCAGTCAGTTTCATCGGAGGTATCTGGAAATCCATGAACCAGCGCGAACCCGCAGCGACCGTGGGAAGAAGGGTTGTTGTCTTCCCCATGATGATCCATAAGCGCTTTGTAGACCTGGTCGAGGAGCAACGCCCCCGGGCACTTGTTATTCTGGCCAACTATTTTGCTCTGATGGCCATGTTACGCAGCTTCTGGTGGATTGGGGATTCTGGGCCCCGTGAGCTGCAGGCAATCATCGAGGTGGTGCCGGAGGAATGGCAAGGATTACTCCGCTGGCCGAAGCAAGTGTTGGAAGAGCAAGTAGTATTCACTGATGACGACTGA
- a CDS encoding HET domain-containing protein translates to MTRWHSTSCQSPIVWVGEDSVPRCKACGASAHEQLQQLREHPSNPISPLPPDEKAGQLNLHWPSSVPYTREKIAALTEEIHDCLQISDPPSRTQESLIHGRTLETDEFRLICLTTEEKDLPADVVHLSLETYTDGNFPDYEAVSYTWGGEDGDDTLRHPIYIGEHWDILLQTRNCCAMLRYLRPSRGIRMVWVDAICINQEDMQERGDQIAKMGQLFTGCFQVFLWLGDDIAFKKPGVHPPRLPLHELENLEELQLPSKTEPVNIRSLFERRYFSRVWIIQELILPPRIAIPIGDKIFWVDPSTPTHFERLSSRDWLWEQTRAPWFQHATRGSVMQESIPEFMALTWKSQSSDIRDKVYGVMGLSSMKEGTQIRPDYGISLQHLIIGFFAHGIISGGAPHLLLKAAGTSAETGIPSWMPHWRGDALEELFRSNDNENPAWENVEPFLVKVKSRRQSKWTATAGPGHKQYRLVRFLPGSFFEVGRKLRKTVFDRRPWHQNATVGADTGAMSLNLTRLVSIKNRPARVRGFGGERWYRIKSTREFSCEDVIFVMSRSKLDEVVEAGDEIFLLDTNVRAPIYMILRKTDNPREFRLVAACPHLAFLLMTEIDMPVEPVKPVNSKSLPLGDLQGSLHEDLTILRNFYDHEVSSSVINKYQGIQKQFLFPGKRGPITFKEVLPLLLGLARDKHKQKFKSWRGFQELYLESIDPKFQPRVSNGFCELSLDAEDKEEIVNLLDYHTSSVRMKGWSKETDKEGTGRVVLRRNISVIGLELRTMVSNSYFFNLVELVDSLVGRLEDADVGERIMAGPVEEDHFRGGAHLWLDEVFGRFGLDGSTFRVRMV, encoded by the exons TATACACGAGAGAAGATTGCCGCATTGACAGAAGAGATTCATGACTGTCTTCAAATCTCCGACCCGCCTTCAAGGACGCAAGAATCTCTCATCCATGGGCGCACTCTGGAAACAGACGAGTTTCGGCTTATATGCCTCACAACTGAGGAGAAGGATTTGCCAGCAGACGTGGTTCACTTGTCATTGGAGACGTACACCGATGGCAATTTCCCCGACTATGAAGCTGTCTCTTATACCTGGGGAGgtgaagatggagacgacACCTT GCGTCACCCAATCTACATCGGCGAGCACTGGGATATTCTCCTCCAGACCCGTAACTGCTGCGCAATGCTCCGCTACCTCCGTCCCTCGAGAGGCATACGGATGGTCTGGGTCGACGCCATATGCATCAACCAAGAAGACATGCAGGAGAGAGGTGACCAGATCGCCAAGATGGGCCAGCTCTTCACGGGATGCTTTCAGGTCTTCCTCTGGCTCGGTGATGACATAGCATTCAAGAAGCCAGGTGTTCATCCTCCACGGCTTCCTCTCCACGAGCTCGAAAACCTGGAGGAGCTGCAACTTCCGAGCAAAACAGAGCCAGTCAACATCCGAAGCCTTTTCGAGAGACGGTATTTCAGCAGGGTGTGGATCATTCAAGAACTCATCCTCCCACCACGCATCGCCATACCCATCGGAGATAAGATCTTCTGGGTTGACCCTTCCACGCCGACGCACTTTGAGCGTCTGTCGAGCCGCGACTGGCTATGGGAGCAGACCAGAGCACCGTGGTTCCAGCATGCAACCAGAGGCTCAGTCATGCAGGAGAGTATCCCCGAGTTCATGGCACTCACCTGGAAGAGTCAGTCGTCCGACATCCGGGACAAGGTCTATGGAGTAATGGGCCTCTCCTCTATGAAGGAGGGTACCCAAATCCGGCCTGACTATGGAATATCTCTCCAACATCTCATAATAGGCTTCTTCGCCCATGGCATCATCAGCGGAGGCGCACCCCACTTGCTCCTCAAGGCAGCGGGTACATCAGCTGAAACCGGCATACCCTCTTGGATGCCTCACTGGAGGGGAGACGCCTTGGAAGAGCTGTTTAGGAGCAATGACAATGAGAATCCGGCCTGGGAAAACGTGGAGCCTTTCCTTGTCAAGGTGAAGAGCCGCCGGCAGAGCAAATGGACTGCAACGGCCGGTCCGGGACACAAACAATACCGTCTGGTGCGGTTCCTTCCTGGGTCCTTCTTCGAGGTAGGAAGGAAGTTGCGCAAGACTGTCTTTGATAGGAGGCCTTGGCACCAGAATGCGACAGTGGGCGCCGATACTGGGGCCATGTCTCTCAACCTGACGAGGCTGGTGTCGATCAAGAATCGTCCGGCCAGAGTTCGTGGTTTCGGCGGGGAAAGATGGTATAGGATCAAAAGCACCAGGGAATTTTCTTGTGAGgacgtcatcttcgtcatgAGTCGAAGCAAGCTGGACGAGGTAGTCGAAGCTGGGGATGAAATCTTTCTCCTCGACACCAATGTTAGGGCGCCCATCTATATGATCCTGCGCAAGACGGACAATCCCCGAGAGTTCCGTCTGGTAGCTGCCTGCCCCCATCTGGCCTTCTTGCTCATGACAGAAATCGACATGCCCGTCGAGCCCGTCAAGCCCGTCAATTCGAAATCACTCCCTCTGGGCGATCTCCAGGGCAGCCTGCACGAAGACCTCACGATTCTGCGCAATTTCTACGACCACGAAGTATCTAGCAGTGTGATTAATAAATATCAGGGCATCCAAAAGCAGTTTCTCTTCCCAGGGAAGCGCGGACCGATCACGTTCAAAGAAGTGCTACCTCTCCTGTTGGGACTTGCAAGAGACAAGCACAAGCAAAAGTTCAAGTCGTGGAGGGGCTTCCAGGAGTTATATTTGGAATCGATCGACCCCAAGTTCCAGCCGCGCGTATCCAACGGCTTTTGTGAACTGTCCCTTGACGcagaggacaaggaggagattgttAACCTCCTGGACTACCACACGTCTAGCGTCAGGATGAAAGGCTGGTCCAAGGAGACAGACAAGGAGGGCACGGGCAGAGTTGTGCTGAGGCGCAACATAAGCGTCATCGGACTGGAGCTGAGGACCATGGTTTCTAACTCGTATTTTTTTAACCTGGTGGAGCTGGTGGACAGTCTGGTGGGCAGGCTCGAGGATGCGGATGTTGGAGAGCGCATCATGGCGGGGCCGGTTGAGGAAGACCATTTCCGAGGCGGAGCACATTTATGGCTTGACGAGGTGTTCGGGAGGTTTGGGCTTGACGGGAGTACCTTTAGAGTGCGTATGGTATAA